One stretch of Acropora muricata isolate sample 2 chromosome 12, ASM3666990v1, whole genome shotgun sequence DNA includes these proteins:
- the LOC136893608 gene encoding piggyBac transposable element-derived protein 4-like translates to MATSTIAPVTDFEVESDESAVEVEFVDEDDLPLSCVHSGNNFLEHPESDEEVDSNFLSESGDSEADEEGESEDDEELETDELIWTEELTPRIDVDFNQAVGMALDPASLNSSKDFFELFFTDQVWQLLATQTNLYAEQRRGAEESSVWYPVSVEEMKAWLALYLCMGIVNNPNIKSYWSTDPILSTPFFPAIMSRTRFVQILRYLHFVDNNLAPRPDSPDYNKLYKIQPFLDLVVPRFRAVYHPERELAVDETLIKFKGRVHFRQFIPSKPGRFGIKAFTLAESTSGYVLGSKVYTGKEAGVVQKDLGKKAVMSLMEPFVDKGYYLFMDNYYTSVGLFEELEERSTLACGTVRSNRVDLPREICNLKSRQVKQLKRGESLYRQKGTLTCVTWRDRRVVSMLATVPTSEADSDEVERSVKVNGRWQMENFARPGVINLYNTFMGGVDVADQRVSTYSRLMKGSVWYYKLFFYVVEVCISNAHILENKSPIHTTRNGLQFRRSLIDELTQQQSFRRDTRSPQTPIPQIRFNQNHFHHLVSHNTRSTCKVHLQHVDTAFSCAVCGVRMCQEPCFQRYHTLRDYHYNDEEREGPRRLKEGEGLEPGEEQELCRTEH, encoded by the coding sequence ATGGCGACTTCGACGATAGCTCCAGTAACAGATTTTGAAGTCGAAAGCGATGAAAGCGCCGTTGAAGTTGAGTTCGTCGATGAGGATGACCTTCCTCTGTCTTGTGTTCATTCGGGGAATAATTTCCTTGAGCATCCAGAGTCAGATGAAGAAGTGGACTCCAACTTTTTGTCTGAATCAGGTGATAGTGAGGCAGATGAAGAAGGGGAAAGCGAGGATGATGAAGAGCTGGAGACGGACGAATTGATTTGGACCGAAGAATTAACCCCAAGAATTGATGTTGACTTTAATCAAGCTGTTGGAATGGCTTTGGATCCTGCATCATTAAACTCAAGTAAAGACTTTTTTGAGCTATTTTTTACAGATCAGGTATGGCAACTGTTGGCCACTCAGACTAATTTGTATGCGGAACAGAGGAGAGGAGCTGAAGAAAGTTCAGTTTGGTACCCAGTTTCTGttgaagaaatgaaagcttGGCTGGCTCTTTATTTGTGCATGGGTATTGTTAATAACCCAAATATAAAATCCTACTGGAGCACTGACCCAATACTGTCTACCCCGTTCTTCCCTGCCATTATGTCAAGAACAAGGTTTGTTCAGATTTTACGTTACCTTCATTTTGTTGATAACAACCTTGCCCCCAGACCTGACTCACCAGACTACAACAAACTATACAAAATTCAACCCTTTCTTGATCTTGTGGTACCAAGATTTAGAGCAGTTTACCACCCTGAGAGGGAACTTGCTGTTGATGAGACTCTGATAAAATTCAAAGGCAGAGTTCATTTTAGGCAGTTTATCCCAAGCAAGCCTGGCAGGTTTGGAATAAAGGCTTTTACTCTTGCTGAGTCAACCAGTGGTTATGTGTTAGGGAGTAAAGTCTACACTGGGAAGGAGGCTGGAGTTGTCCAGAAAGATCTAGGGAAAAAAGCTGTAATGTCTTTGATGGAACCTTTTGTGGACAAGGGATATTATCTTTTCATGGACAATTATTATACTTCTGTTGGTTTGTTTGAGGAGTTAGAAGAGAGGTCCACCCTTGCTTGTGGGACTGTAAGGTCTAACAGAGTAGATCTTCCTAGAGAGATCTGCAATTTAAAGTCCAGACAGGTAAAGCAGCTGAAAAGGGGTGAGTCCCTGTACCGACAGAAGGGAACATTGACTTGCGTGACATGGCGTGACAGAAGAGTTGTCAGCATGTTAGCCACTGTTCCTACAAGTGAGGCAGATTCTGATGAAGTGGAGAGATCTGTGAAGGTCAATGGCCGGTGGCAAATGGAAAACTTTGCTCGTCCTGGTGTGATCAACCTGTATAATACTTTCATGGGAGGTGTTGATGTTGCTGATCAGAGAGTGTCAACATATTCTAGACTCATGAAGGGCTCCGTGTGGTATTATAAGTTGTTCTTCTATGTTGTAGAAGTGTGCATTTCAAATGCACATATTTTAGAGAACAAATCACCAATTCACACAACCAGAAATGGCCTACAGTTCAGAAGATCATTGATTGATGAGCTCACCCAACAGCAAAGCTTCCGGAGAGACACAAGATCCCCTCAAACTCCAATCCCACAGATTCGATTCAACCAGAATCACTTTCACCATCTTGTGAGCCACAATACAAGATCTACATGCAAGGTTCACCTACAACATGTGGATACTGCATTCAGCTGTGCAGTATGTGGTGTGCGCATGTGTCAAGAGCCATGTTTTCAAAGGTACCACACCCTGAGGGATTACCATTATAATGATGAAGAGCGAGAAGGACCCAGGCGTCTAAAGGAAGGGGAAGGCCTCGAGCCAGGGGAAGAGCAAGAACTTTGCAGAACTGAACATTAA